The Tenrec ecaudatus isolate mTenEca1 chromosome 14, mTenEca1.hap1, whole genome shotgun sequence genome contains a region encoding:
- the LOC142425991 gene encoding olfactory receptor 4K2-like, with the protein MEGFNHSRVAEFVLLGLTESPELQIFLFVVFCIFYLITMLGNCLILLTVISTAHLHSPMYFLLSNLSLIDMCLSSFATPKMIVDFLAQRKTISFEGCISQIFFLHLFTGTEIVLLICMSFDRYIAICKPLHYSTIMSEQVCVGLVVTSWTVGLLHTISQLAFTLYLPFCGPNVVDSFFCDLPLVIHLACIDIYVLGIFMISTSGVIALLSFLLLLTSYIIVLVTIKHHSSTASSKALSTCTAHFIVVSMFFGPCIFIYVWPFTNFLVDKVLSVFYTIFTPFLNPLIYTLRNQDVKAAMKKKLSYQNFNIGKTAPRYPVQ; encoded by the coding sequence ATGGAGGGCTTCAACCATTCCAGAGTGGCGGAATTTGTGTTACTGGGACTTACTGAATCCCCTGAGCTCCAGATTTTCCTCTTTGTGGTGTTTTGCATTTTCTACTTAATCACCATGTTGGGCAACTGTCTGATTTTACTCACGGTCATTTCCACCGCACACCTCCACTCCCCCATGTACTTCCTACTCAGCAACTTGTCTCTCATTGACATGTGCCTGTCCTCCTTTGCCACTCCCAAGATGATCGTGGACTTCCTTGCTCAGCGCAAGACCATCTCTTTTGAAGGCTGCATTTCACAGATCTTCTTCCTGCACCTCTTCACTGGAACTGAGATTGTGCTACTTATCTGCATGTCATTTGACAGGTATATTGCCATATGCAAGCCTCTCCATTATTCAACAATTATGAGTGAGCAAGTGTGTGTTGGGCTTGTGGTGACTTCTTGGACAGTGGGCTTGTTGCACACCATAAGCCAGTTAGCTTTTACCCTCTATTTGCCCTTCTGTGGTCCCAATGTTGTAGACAGTTTTTTCTGTGACCTTCCTTTGGTAATCCACCTGGCTTGTATAGATATTTATGTTCTCGGCATCTTTATGATTTCAACCAGTGGTGTGATTGCTCTTCTGAGTTTTCTGCTTTTGCTCACCTCCTACATCATTGTTCTCGTCACCATCAAACACCACTCCTCCACAGCATCGTCTAAGGCTCTTTCGACCTGCACAGCACACTTCATAGTTGTCTCCATGTTCTTTGGGCCCTGCATTTTCATCTATGTATGGCCTTTCACCAACTTCCTGGTGGACAAAGTCCTCTCTGTTTTCTATACCATTTTTACCCCCTTTCTGAATCCACTTATCTATACTTTGAGAAACCAGGACGTGAAGGCAGCAATGAAGAAGAAACTAAGTTATCAAAATTTTAATATTGGGAAAACCGCACCACGTTACCCAGTGCAATAA
- the LOC142425558 gene encoding olfactory receptor 4K3 — protein MAWSNQSVVTEFILQGLSSSWELQIFYFLFFSLVYIATVLGNLLIVCTVASEPRLHSPMYFLLGNLSFIDMSLASFATPKMIADFLSEYKAISFEGCITQIFFLHLLGGAEIVLLISMSFDRYVAICKPLRYLTIMSRRMCIGLVALSWIVGIFHALSQLAFTVNLPFCGPNEVDSFFCDLPLVIKLACVDTYILGVFMISTSGLIALVCFILLVISYTVILVTVRQRSSGGSSKALSTCTAHFTVVTLFFGPCIFIYVWPFTNFPIDKVLSVFYTIFTPLLNPVIYTLRNKDVKDSMKKLGSRVLKSSKTGHKP, from the coding sequence ATGGCTTGGAGCAATCAGTCGGTGGTGACTGAATTCATACTCCAGGGTCTGTCCAGTTCTTGGGAGCTCCAAATCTTCTacttcctttttttctccctcgTCTACATAGCCACTGTGCTGGGAAACCTCCTGATTGTGTGCACTGTGGCGTCCGAGCCGCGCCTGCACTCACCTATGTACTTTCTGCTGGGTAACCTCTCCTTCATAGACATGTCTCTGGCCTCCTTTGCCACTCCCAAGATGATCGCAGACTTCCTCAGTGAGTACAAAGCCATTTCGTTTGAAGGCTGCATCACACAGATATTCTTTCTGCATCTCCTAGGAGGCGCTGAGATTGTCCTGCTGATCTCCATGTCCTTCGATAGATATGTCGCCATATGTAAGCCTCTGCGTTACTTAACCATCATGAGTCGGAGGATGTGTATTGGACTCGTGGCCCTTTCCTGGATTGTGGGCATCTTCCACGCCCTGAGTCAATTAGCATTTACGGTAAATCTGCCCTTCTGTGGACCCAATGAAGTGGACAGTTTCTTTTGTGACCTCCCGTTGGTGATTAAACTCGCCTGTGTCGACACCTACATCCTGGGGGTGTTCATGATCTCAACCAGTGGCCTGATTGCCCTGGTATGCTTCATTCTCTTGGTCATCTCCTACACGGTCATCCTGGTCACTGTGCGGCAGCGCTCGTCCGGGGGCTCCTCCAAAGCACTCTCCACTTGCACTGCGCACTTCACCGTCGTGACCCTTTTCTTCGGCCCGTGCATTTTCATCTACGTGTGGCCTTTCACAAATTTCCCAATAGACAAAGTGCTCTCGGTATTTTATACCATTTTCACGCCCCTCCTGAATCCAGTGATCTACACCCTTCGAAATAaagatgtcaaggattccatGAAGAAACTGGGTAGCCGTGTCTTGAAGTCTAGCAAGACCGGGCACAAGCCTTAA